The Kosmotoga olearia TBF 19.5.1 sequence CCCGCAGATCTCGCAGACCTTTGACATTGTGATTGCCTCCTTCCAAAATGCATTCTTTTACATTATAGTTGAGATGTAGTTGTTTTTCAACGGTTATTTTACTACATGGCGAAATTATAGTAGGAATCAAAACTTTAAGGAGTGATGAAAATATGGGTATCAACACGTTGTGTTACCTCTTTGATCTTGATGGAACCCTGACTACCCTGGATGACGATACTTTTATTAAGATCTATTTTAAGCTACTTTCGGAATATTCCCGGGACAGGGTAGACCCAAAAAGATTGTTGGCAACCATATTAACAGCCGTTAAAAATCTTGAGGTAGAGGTTGAGACGCGGGAAAACAATTACCAGCGTTTTATGAGGTTTTTCTCTAAGAAGATGGGAGACAAGAGCCAGCAATGGTATGAGAGCTTTTTCAACAAATTCTATGAAACGGATTTTGACGGGCTTGAGACTTTTATAAAACCGCGGGAAAATGCAGTGAAAGCTTTGCTGGAGTTAAAAAAACAGGGGCACAGAATTGTTCTGGCAACCAATCCGGTCTTCCCATACATAGCTATCGAAAAAAGGATTCGATGGGTGGGTCTCACTCCAGAAATATTCGACCATATTACCACGATGGAGAACAGCCATTTTGTTAAACCATTGCCGGATTATTATCTAGAAATCATGGAAACTGTCGGCGTTTCGCCGAAGGAATGCATTATGATCGGGAACGATGAGATAATGGATGGCGCCTGCAGAAATGTTGGTATTGCATATATCAATGTTATGGAGCTGGAAGTGTTGTTGAAGGATCTTTAGATTCTTGCTGGAAAGATACTGGTGAAACGAAAAATTTTTTACTTCTCCCTGGTTCTGAATGGTATACTTTTTGGGGAGTGATTATATGACGCGTTTCTTTCTTGTCCTGTTACTTTTGATGTCGAGTTTGGTTTATGCGAAAGGTGCGTCAAACACACTGGAGATCGGTACTTACACTTTTTACTACCTTTCTCCTGATAGTATCCCTAACAATCTTTTAAAAGCCCTCATAGTAGGACAAACTACAGATAGAAAGCTTAAAATCTTATATGAAGGGCGTGAATTGAAGTTGACCTTGCCAGGAATAACCTTTCCGGAAGAGGAAAGTGAGACCATTTGGAGCATGAGGAAGCTTCTGACTGACAGGCTTTTGCTTGGCGAAGAAGTATATTTGACTTTTTCGGAAACCATGAGAGATGAGACGGGAAATTTGACTCCATTGCTGTGGGTTAAATTTGAGAATGACGTCTTCTTACTTCAATCTTTGCTTCTATCCAATGGGCTGGTTGAATTTGATGAGACTACCTGTCCTAAGGATTACAGGGATTTTTTAAAAGCCGCTGAGTTATTTGCAAAAAATAATGGACTTGGTATCTGGACTTCTGAGGATGGAAGTATAAAAAAAATTAAAGTACTTGGGTTCAGTGATATTGGAACCAAGACTGTGAAAGCTTCGTTAGGAGATCTAGTAATAGTTGAAATAAGAGAACTTTATGAAATGGGAAGAGGAATCATTGTTATTGAATCACGAGCGAATGAGGTGGAGTTATCTGGAGTGAGGTTAGCGATACTTTCTGATGTTGATGGATCTGAAGAGGATTCTTTTATCTTTGAAGAAAAGAGAGTTTTAGATAGTGGTGAAAAGATTGTTATAGCTGTTGCGCTGGATAGGTCAATGGTTGAGGTGAAGAATTACGATTATGTATGGGAAACCACCATAGATAGTGAGAGAGGCAAGTTGAAGATTGCTTATCCCGATGGTAATTACGATATTTTCGAATACAAATACGATAGAAAACTGGATGGTTATGAGGTAACACCGATAGTGGAATAGTTATAAATTGAGTTCAACCATTTTATCTCAGTTTATTTGTGGCAGTACATAACAAGAGTATGAAGAAGGGAGGTACGGGTGTTCTTTCTTCCCCGGTTAAACGGGAAGCGTTTGGATGCCGAAAGCCTATGAAGTTTCTGAGAGTATTTTTTCTGGTGTTAATATTCATGGTGTTTGTGGAGACGGTTTTTGGGTTTGAAGCGTTGGCAACCGGTAAATCCGCGAAGGATTTTGGGGGTAATACGGTTTTGATCGTTCATTATCATCGTTACGATGGAAACTATAATGGTTGGAATCTTTGGGTATGGCCTCATAAACCGCAAAGTCTTGAGGGGAAGAGCTATAAGTTCACAGGTAAAGATGATTTTGGAGTACTGTCTATTGTTGTTTTCCAGGACAGATACACGCAATTAGGTTTCATCGTAAGGTTGAGGGAATGGGAAGCAAAGGATATTAACGCCGACCGATTTGTCGATATTCCGGAATCAGGTGTTGCCGAAATATGGGTTTTGGAAGGAGAAATGGAGTATTACACAGATCCTTCTAACGTTGATCTTAGTCCGAGGGTGAAGGCGGCATTTTTGGATAGTTTTCAGGAAATTTATGCCTACCTCTCAACTCCTTTTAACACCAACAAATGGAAAGGAAAACTTTTGATCAGTATTGATGGAAAAAGCGTGGCGGTTAAAGATGTAACAAAAGCAGATCCAACGGACATTTCTACTACAAAATATATAAAGATAATCCTTGAATCGCCCTTAAAACCAAAGGATGTTTCAAAAGATATAAAGTTGAATATAAGAGGTTACATTGAAAAAACTGTTATTGTACGGAAAGTCCTTGACGATGATGAATTTTATTACAGTGGGGATGACCTTGGAGCAAACTATTCACCTCAGCGTACCGTTTTCAAAATCTGGTCACCGGTTTCTTCGAAAGTGGAACTACTCCTTTACGATGATTTCAATTCGGAAAAACCGTCAAAGGTTGTGGAAATGCAAAGAGCCTCTGAAGGGGTATGGACAGCTACTGTTGAGGGAGATCTTCACCTTACAGCATATAAATATCGCTTCTATTCCTACGGTAAGATCAGGGAAACCGTGGACATTCATTCCAGGGCGGTTACCAGAAACAGTGAAAAGTCTGTAATTGTTGATCTATCCAAGACGAATTTTTTCGGTTGGGAGAAGGAGGTAAAACCAATCCTGCTCGCTCCGGAGGATTCTATAATTTATGAAATTCACATCGCCGATATCACCGCTGATCAATCAACGAATATCGTTCACAAGGGGAAATATCTCGGACTTACCGAAAAAGGCGCAACGGGCCCCGAAGGAGTAAAAGTGGGGCTTGACCATCTTGTGGAATTGGGAATTACCCATGTCCATATAATGCCGATTCATGATATTTATTACATCAAAGAAGGCGAGCCGGATCAGTATGGCTGGGGCTATGATCCCTATCTTTACTGGGTTCCCGAAGGGCATTACAGTACGAATCCTTCCGATCCTCTTTCAAGAATCGTTGAGGTAAAAAAGATGATAAAGGCCCTTCATGAAAATAATATCAGGGTTATCCTTGATGTGGTTTATAACCATACTGCTCAAACCGGCCCGGGCTCTCCTTTCGACCAGACGGTTCCTTATTACTTCTATCGAACAGATAAAGCCGGGAATTATACGAATGGCTCAGGTGTTGGAAACGAAATTGCCACCGAACGACCGATGATGAGAAAGTACATTGTTGATTCACTGCTTTACTGGGTTAGGGAGTATCATGTTGATGGTTTCAGGTTTGATCTTCTTGGCCTGTTTGACAGGAGAACAGTTTTAGAGATAGAAAAGGCTCTCCATAAGGTGGATCCAACGATACTTCTGTATGGTGAACCCTGGGGAGGCTTTGGTGCGAAGGTTACCTTTACCAAAGGCGATCAAAGAGGGACCAATGTTGCCCTTTTTAACGATGGTTTCAGAGATGCCATCCGGGGTAGCGTTTTCAATAAGACGGCGAAAGGCTTCGCGTTTGGTTCAAGAGGGAAGGAAACAAGAATTAAACGCGGTGTTGTGGGCAGTATAAAATACGACAGCAAAATCGTTGATTTTGCCGCGGATCCTGAAGAAACGATAAACTACGTTTCTTCCCACGACAATCAAACCCTCTGGGATAAGAACCTGAGCGCTATGTCGAGTGCTTCCGAAGAGTTTCTTAAGTCAGCCCAGAAATTATCGAATGCGATCATTTTGCTTTCTCAGGGAATCCCATTCCTTCACGGCGGTAGCGACTTCTGCCGGACCAAGTATGGTAACGAAAACAGTTATAATGCCGGAATTGAGATCAACAAATTCGATTGGGCGAGAAAAGTCAAATTTCTGGATGTTTTCGAATATTACAAAGGGCTTATAGAGCTCAGGAAAAAGCACATCGCCTTCAGGATGAGGACGGCAGAGGATATACGCTCGAACCTTACCTTTATAAACACGCCGCAAAAGCGCATGGTAGCGTTTATTATAGACGGCAGAAAGCTTGGAGACACCTGGAACAAAATTCTTGTGGTTTTCAACGCCAACACTTCCCCCGTTTATTTCAGGTTGCCGGATGGGGAATGGGAAATGGTTGTTGATGGGAAGATTGCCGGGATAGCCACAATAAAAACCGTTAAGGGTATCGTAAGGCTTGATGGAACAAGTGCGTATGTGTTTCATAGTAAATAACATAAAATGATGGGCATTTTGGAGGTGCACCATGTACAGAAGCTCTGTAATAAGGGTTCTTGAAACCGGCTATCTGGATGAAACCCGTTCCGCCGCACTGGAGTGCAAGAGGATACTGGAAGCGCATGGGTACAAACTGGCTAAACAACTGGATGTGGAACCAATTATGAGCAATTTGAAGGACGCTATATATACCTTAACGCGGGAGACAGGGCTTGTTGTGATTCTTGGCGGAACCGGGTTGTTAAGTCAAGACATTTCCCCGGAGGCTCTTCTTTCGATCATCGATAAACGTGCGACAGGTCTGGAGGTCGCTATGATCCACAGTGCTCTGAAACACGATCCAGGGTTGGCGCTTTATCGTTGTACCGCCGGTACGATACTGAATTCGGTGGTTTTGTGTATCCCGGGGTTTGTGGAATCAGTGTCGTGGCTTTTAGAGCCTATTCTGGATAGTTTGAAGGTGCTAATAGATCAACTGAATCAGGAGGACGGATAAGGTGTTCACGAAGTTTAGAGGAAAATATGTAGCAATTGAAGGGGTTATCGGGGTAGGAAAGACAACGCTCGTGAGGTATCTCTCTCAAGAGTATGCACTGCCGCCAGTTCTTGAGGTTGTTGAAGAAAACCCTTTTCTATCGAAGTTTTATGAAGACATGGAACGTTGGGCTTTTCAGACCCAACTTTTCTTTCTTGTGAGCAGGTTCGATCAGCAGGAGAAGTTGAAGAAAACTCTTCAGATGGGAATGGGTGCTGTTTCTGATTATATATTTGATAAGGACAGGCTCTTCGCCAGCCTGACTCTGAAAGGTGAGCATCTAGGCCTTTATGAAAGAATTTTTGGGCTTCTCAAGAGCCACACGCCCACGCCGGACCTGGTTGTTTATCTTTATGCAGATATTGATGTTCTCATGGAAAGGATTGCTTTGAGGGATCGACCTTTCGAAAGAAGCATGGATAGAGGTTATATTTCGAACCTTGCCGAAGCCTATGAAAGCTTTTTTGGGAACTACGCATGCGCGCCGGTGTTGAAAATCGATACGACAGAAATGGACTTTGTGAGAAACCACAGTGATCTCAAAAAGATATACTCGTTGATAGAGGAGAGATTACCATGATAATAGGTATTTGCGGAAATATAGGAGCCGGGAAATCTTCTTTGACATCGCTTTTACAAAAAGAATTGGGATTTACAGCCGTTTACGAAGCGGTAGATGAAAACCCATTCCTCGAAGATTTTTATAGGGATATGCATAGATGGGCCTTTCATTCTCAACTCTTTTTTCTAATAAAGCGTTTTGATTTCCTGAAGAAGGTGAAGGATGAGGGAACGGTTATCCTGCAAGACAGGACTATTTACGAAGATGTTGAAATATTTGCCCGAAACCTTCATATGATGAAATACATAGATGAAAGAGATTGGAAGCTGTATCATGATACCTTTACAACCCTTTCGGACCATTTAACCCCGCCTTCAGGACTGATATATATAAAATGCTCACTGCCGACGCTGTTGAAGCGTATCCAGAAACGCGGCCGGGGTTACGAGTCGGATATCGATCCCAGGTATCTGGAAAGGCTCAATAATCTTTATGAAGAATGGTTTAGCAGATTTGAATTATCTCCAAAACTTGTGGTTGATGGTGATAAATTGGATTTCGTGGAAAACCCAGAGGATAGAAAAATAGTTTTGGAACAGGTTAGCGGTTTTGTAAAAAATATTGCAACAGGTGTTCAATCAAAACTTTTCAACGGTGGCAAAACATAATTCGGCAAAACATAATTCATTGTAAAAGAAAACGTTAATTTGGAAAGCTGCCGACAATAAACGATCCCTGAGTTTGGGAATGTGGTGATTAACCAATCTTAAAGGATGTTAACCGATGTAGCGAGTTGTTTGCTATAATTGACTTTTATTGCTGTTTTTTGCTATATTTGAATGGGGGATTTCTAAATGTCCCCGGGTTTTCTTATTAAATGTGAGAAATTATTGTCAACATAGAGGGGGTGCACGGAATGAAAAGGTTTTTGGTCGTCTTATTGGCTATTCTTTTGTTGACCCTCACAGGCTTTGGAATTGAGCTAAAGATCAACACAGTTACCGCAAAGCCTTTTATCACGGGGCCAGGTGGAAGGGTATTGTTACGTTGTGATGCTAAAGGTTCAAGATTGCTTGCCTACGAATGGATTGTCATGGATGGGAAGATACTGAAAGATTATGGAAATGGCGTTGCAATCTGGCAAGCTCCAGAAAAAGATGGTGCGTATAAGATACGTGTCATCGTTGATAATGGTATTGAGAAAGTTGAGGGAGAGGTTGTTGTAAAAGTTGACAGTACCTCAGAGAATCGACCACCATTTCAGCCTGATGTTATTTTTCCAAAAGACGGTGTAGAGGAAATACCACTAGATGCGTTGTTATTCTGGGGAGCAGATGACCCGGATGGAGATGTTCTTTTCTACAATATCTATCTGTCAACTGCTACACCTCTTACTGAACCGATTGAAATCGGTTATTTCACACCGGATTACCCAAATACGTTTGCACCTGAACTTGAAAGTAACAAATGGTACTACTGGAAGATTGTAGCTGACGATGGCAGAGGGATGCAATCGGAAAGCCCCGTTTGGTCCTTCAGAACCTTTGATTTCCCACCTGAGTTAGATCTTCCAGAGCAGGTTGTAACAGAAGGAGAACTGCTTTCTGTAAATCTTGAAGAGCATGCCAGCGATCCTGACAGCGCTGACTTGAGTTTTGCATTGATTTCGGGACCTGGAACGGTTGAGAATAGCAGCTACAGTTACACGCCGGATTTCGATGTTGTCGAATCAGGACCGGACGCCTCCAGAACCTTCCTGGTTAAAATAGGGGTAACCGACGATTACGGCAAGAAAGCCTCTTCTGAATTCGTGCTTACAGTTCTTAATAAAAATCGTGTACCTTTTGCTCCATTCAACTGTTTTCCGGCAGACGGAGCAACTGAATTGCCAACTGATACGGTGCTAAGCTGGGCCAGCAAAGATCTCGACGGTGATGAACTTTTTGCTGATCTGTACCTTGGGGAATCCCCAGACGATCTTCAGCTTGTAGATTCGGGAATTCAGGGAACAGTTGAAAATGTGGACGAAACGGGTGCAAAAGACTATGCTTTCGAGATTCAACCGATTTTGAAACCTCACACAAGGTACTTCTGGAAGGTTGATGTTTACGATTATGCTGATTCTACGAGTAGCGAGATTATGAGCTTTGAGACCCTTAATCATCTACCTGAGCTCAGTGTACCGGATCAGGAAGCTACGGAAACTGAAACCGTGGTAGTTAAACTGGGTGAGTACGCCCATGATCCTGACGGAGATTCTTTGAGCTTTAAACTCGTTTCTGGAGTTGGCGCTCTCATTGAAAAGGAAGACGGTGTGTATTACGAATACAAAACAGATTATTATGCTTCAGGAACGTATATTGTTGAAATTGAAGTTTCTGATGGTATAGATTCGGTGTTAGATCAATTTACAGTTACTGTATACGATCTCAACCAGGCACCAATGGTTGACCTTGTTTCTCCTGTTGATGGGGCAACCAATCAGGGGCTTGAGCTGACTCTGAGATGGATTGGTAAAGATCTTGATGGAGATAAGATCGTATACGATGTTTACTATGGTATCGATGGTTTACCAGATGTAGCGGTCATAGAAGGTATTGAGGATACGAGTGTTACGGTTACGCTCGAACCTCACTCGAAGTATGTGTGGAAAGTTGTTGCCCATGATGTCAGACCTGATTCACTTACCGGCGAAAGTCAGACATGGAGTTTCACTACCCTGAACAATCCACCTGATTTGCTGGATGCTGAGTTTGACATCAAAGAGAATGAAACTCTTGAGATTGACTTCAGGGATTACACCACAGAAATTGATGGCGATCCTCTTGCGTACGAGTTGCTTTCAGGCAACGGTACTCTCACGCCTGAAGGTCTCTATAGCTGGACACCTTCCTTTGAAGCATCCGGGACTCATTTCATAAAGGTTAGTGTTACTGATGGAATCGATGGTGCCGTTAAGGTTTACAGAATAACCGTGTACGATGTCAATAGAATGCCAACCGTTGAACTGGTTGCTCCTGAAAACGGGGCCGTTTTCGACGCTGCAGAACAGCCTGAAGTGAAACTTACATGGAATGCTTCTGATCCCGACGGTGATAAACTGCTCTTCAACCTTTACATAACTGATCTGATAACTGGCGAGACCCTGTCTTTCGACGCTCTTGAGCACTTAGAGAAGAGCTTTGCTCTCAAACCACACACAAATTACCAGTGGAAGGTTAAAGTCTGGGATGACAGACCGGATTCATTGAGCAGCGAAACCGATGTGTGGAGCTTTGGAACAATCAACCACAAACCTGAGATAGCAATCCCGGACGTGAGTATAAACGAAGGAGCCACTCTGACAGTAAATCTACTTGATTACGCTAGCGATGTTGACGGTGACGTTCTCGGCTTTGAAGTTGTCGAAGGCCCCGGTGAAATCATTGATGGTAGTTATGTTTACACACCAGACTACGATACAGCTGGCGAGCATTTAGTTAAGGTTAGCGTAACTGACAGTATAGATGAAGTTGCTACTGAGTTCACAATCACTGTCGTGAACGTTCCTCAGAAACCCATCTTGATTGAACCGGAAAACGGAACAATAAATGTGACACCGTTTGTAACGCTCAAATGGACACATTCCGAATACGACTACGAAGGAATTCTGTACGATGTTTACTTCGGTGAAACGGCTGATAGCCTGGAAAAGATTGCTGAAAACACGGCGGATACTGAATTAAAACTTCCAAGGTTAGAATACGGTAAAACCTACTACTGGAAAGTTGTAGCGAAAGATAATGGATTTGAAGCCGAAAGTGATGTATGGTCATTTACGCCAACTATCTTTATCGACGTTCTCTGGAAACATCTGCAGGACGGATTGATTTATTCATCTGCTGCCTGTCTTGAAAATAGCCCAATTTACAACATTGTGGATGGAAAACTCTATGCTTACAATCCAGAAAACGGCGAGGTAGTCTGGAAATTTGAAACTGGTGCTCAAGTAGAACAATCAACGCCATCTATTGACGATTATGGCACCATTTACTTTGGTACCACAAATGGTGTTCTCTACGCCGTAAATCCAGATGGTACGGAAAAATGGTCAGTCAAGCTCAACGGTAAGATAAACGCCAGCCCTGCTATATCTGGTGATAGGACCATTTACATTGGTACAGCTAGTGGATACTTCTACGCTGTTTCTCCTGCGGGAACTATCCTGTGGGAACTCAAAATAGGTTCGAAGATTGTTTCCAGCCCGGCTGTTGGAAATGATGGAACGGTTTACTTTGGTGCTGCAGATAAGAAGCTTTATGCTGTCGATTATGCTGGAAACATTGAATGGAGCTTCGAAACCGGTGATTGGGTCGAATCAAGTCCTGCGATTGCCGAAAATGGAGACATTATTTTCGGTTCCGATGATGGAATCCTCTACAGAGTTGATAGAAATGGAAATCTCGTGTGGACATTTGAAACAGCCAATCCAATAAGAGGCGGAGCAGTTATAGGACCTGATGGAACGGTTTACGTAGGATCTTATGACTGGAAGCTCTATGCTATCAATCCTGATGGTACCGAACGCTGGAGCTTCGAGACCAATGGACCCGTTCACTCCGTTCCGACGTTGACAAAAGATGGAAACATTATCTTTGGTTCCATGGATGGAGGCCTTTACTCTCTGAAATCCGATGGAAGCATTAAATGGAGGCTTATAACAGATGGCTGGATCTGGGCAAGCCCGCTGGTAACTGATGATGGAACAGTGTACATTGGATCCCACGATAGATATATGTACGCACTTAGCGATGATAATGGTGGCATCGCTAACGGCCAGTGGCCAACATTTGCACTCAATAGTGCCAGAACTGGAAATCTCCAGCCTGTAGTAATACCTCGTGAAGTTCTTGACATTTTGAGCGATTCCCTCTATATAGTGAAACTTAAAGAGTTTGCTGACTTCAACGTTGAAACACTAGTAAACAATGGAGCTGTAAAAACCGAAAGTGGTTATGTAGTTTGGGAAAGCGCAGTGAAAGAAAAGCTAGAAGCTCTGACTGATATTGATGGAAATATTCCAATTGTCGATCTCGGAGAAGCAAGTATAAAGTATGTTGTTGATGAAAACGGTAATCTCTATGCCGGACCAGTCGCCGATACAGCCAAACAACTGGCTCTGCTCGCAATTCCAGCAAACCTCAACTACAAGGACTTTGAAGGGAATTACTTGAGTACTGAAGTGGTTTCCGAGCCGAAAGACGCCGCTCTTGAAACCTCTATTAAGACAACGCTGCTTATGGCTTTGATCAGCGAGGAATACAAAGAGCTTCTTGCAAATGGGGTTGTAACGGGTGGTCCGGAAAATTACTACGAATTCTACAATGAGCCTGTAATCTTCTATAACGCCACGGGTACCGACATCACGATAACCAGGGCATGGCTCATCCACATATGGAAACATGAAAAGGTCAGTGAGGAATACCTGAAGTACGCCGATGAGTGGAACAAGAAATGGTCACCAATCGTTCCAGATGCCAGTACAGGTATCGAATTTAGTAAGACACTAAAACTGACCTTTGAAGGTGTAGAAACAGATTCCGTTTTTGTCGAAACCTACAATGAAAACTTTGCTTCTCCTAAGATCCTGCTCAAGGAGAACGAAACGATTCTCGAAATCTCCGGTATCGGGAACACGAAGAGCACGGTCCTGCTTGACGATGAGTTCCCAACCACGGTCGAGATGAAGTCGATCAGTAACTGGCTCGTGACGAGGCATGTAATATCCATTGCAACACTTGGTGGAATTGTCGAGGCTTCTGCCAGTGAAATACCGGCTGACGGTTACGATCAGAATCCACAACCTGAACAGGTGGTGTTCACACCGGGTACCAACAGATAAGTTAAGTAAGTGCGATTGAGTTTCCCCGGGGCTATTTAAGCTCCGGGCTTTTTTTGAGTATGGTGCGGAAAAATCATGTATAATTGCTTCTGATTGCTAACTTTTTGGGGGTAAGTATCAGTGCAGAGAGTTTATATATTGAATGAGCAGATGACACCGGCATTGTTTAAACTTGCGTGGCCTACCATCCTTTCTATGCTGTTCCAGACGCTGTACAACGTCATAGATGCTTTCTGGCTGGGAAAGTTGGGAAAGATAGCCATTTCAGCTCCAACGATAGCGTGGCCTGCCATATTTCTTTTGATTTCTCTTGGGAGTGGTCTCGGGGTTGCCGGACTTGCGATGGTATCCCAGTATGTTGGGGCGGGGGATTTCAAGAAAGCGTCAAAAGCTGCAGGACAGATCATATTGATAAGTACAATATTTGCGACAGTTATTGGGATTATTGGTGGAATATTCAGTGGTGGTATTTTGAAGCTCATGAGGATTCCACCGGAGATGTTTGACAGCACCAGGATCTATATGCAAACCATATTCTTTGGTGCCCCATTAACCTTTGGAACTTTTGCTATTGCGTCCCTGTTTTCCGGTTGGGGTGATACAGTTACCCCAATGATATTAACGGGTCTGTCGGTTCTTTTCAACGCCGTGCTAGACCCTCTGATGATTTTCGGTATCGGTTTTCCTCGGTTTGAAGTATTTGGAGCTGCACTGGCAACAGTTATATCCCGTGGAGTGGTTGTCATTTTCGCGCTGTACATACTTTTTAGTGGTAGACGGGGAATAAAACTGACGTTTCACGATATGGTGCCAGATGTTTATATGATCAAGAAAATATTTTCAATTGGGTTTCCATCATCGTTGGGGCAATCAGTTACCGCTTTTGCCTTTTTAATAATAATGGCAATAATATCCAGATTTGGGCCTGTTGCCACTGCTGCAGTGGGTGTTGGTAATAGGGTTACTTCTATTGCGACAATGTTTTCTTTCGGCCTTGCACAGGCAACATCAGCTATGGTTGGTCAGTACCTCGGGGCAGAAAGAAATGACGATGCTTACAGGGTTGTATGGAAATCTGCGGGAATAAATATGGTTATTGTGGGTGCTATGTGTACTGGAACTTTTTTCTTTGGCAAAGAAGTAACCGCGTTCTTTATAAATGAACCGGATGTACTGGTTGAGGGATTCCGGTATTTTCGGATCGTGTCTCTTTCAATTCCATTTTATGCCACTTTCAATATATTCGATGCTGCTTTGAGGGGTTCCGGTTATACGGTCGCTTCTATGATTTTGAATATCGTCAGGCTTTGGGGTATACGCCTACCTCTAATATACTTATTTGGGTTGTCAATGGGAACTCTTGGAATCTGGTATGCAATGCTGATCAGTAACATTTCTATCGCAATTGCAGCTGCTTTTGTTATAAGTTCTAAAAAATGGCTTAAAAAGGTGATATAGAGAACAAAAGCCGTGGATACGCCACAG is a genomic window containing:
- a CDS encoding HAD family hydrolase; protein product: MGINTLCYLFDLDGTLTTLDDDTFIKIYFKLLSEYSRDRVDPKRLLATILTAVKNLEVEVETRENNYQRFMRFFSKKMGDKSQQWYESFFNKFYETDFDGLETFIKPRENAVKALLELKKQGHRIVLATNPVFPYIAIEKRIRWVGLTPEIFDHITTMENSHFVKPLPDYYLEIMETVGVSPKECIMIGNDEIMDGACRNVGIAYINVMELEVLLKDL
- the pulA gene encoding type I pullulanase, with protein sequence MKFLRVFFLVLIFMVFVETVFGFEALATGKSAKDFGGNTVLIVHYHRYDGNYNGWNLWVWPHKPQSLEGKSYKFTGKDDFGVLSIVVFQDRYTQLGFIVRLREWEAKDINADRFVDIPESGVAEIWVLEGEMEYYTDPSNVDLSPRVKAAFLDSFQEIYAYLSTPFNTNKWKGKLLISIDGKSVAVKDVTKADPTDISTTKYIKIILESPLKPKDVSKDIKLNIRGYIEKTVIVRKVLDDDEFYYSGDDLGANYSPQRTVFKIWSPVSSKVELLLYDDFNSEKPSKVVEMQRASEGVWTATVEGDLHLTAYKYRFYSYGKIRETVDIHSRAVTRNSEKSVIVDLSKTNFFGWEKEVKPILLAPEDSIIYEIHIADITADQSTNIVHKGKYLGLTEKGATGPEGVKVGLDHLVELGITHVHIMPIHDIYYIKEGEPDQYGWGYDPYLYWVPEGHYSTNPSDPLSRIVEVKKMIKALHENNIRVILDVVYNHTAQTGPGSPFDQTVPYYFYRTDKAGNYTNGSGVGNEIATERPMMRKYIVDSLLYWVREYHVDGFRFDLLGLFDRRTVLEIEKALHKVDPTILLYGEPWGGFGAKVTFTKGDQRGTNVALFNDGFRDAIRGSVFNKTAKGFAFGSRGKETRIKRGVVGSIKYDSKIVDFAADPEETINYVSSHDNQTLWDKNLSAMSSASEEFLKSAQKLSNAIILLSQGIPFLHGGSDFCRTKYGNENSYNAGIEINKFDWARKVKFLDVFEYYKGLIELRKKHIAFRMRTAEDIRSNLTFINTPQKRMVAFIIDGRKLGDTWNKILVVFNANTSPVYFRLPDGEWEMVVDGKIAGIATIKTVKGIVRLDGTSAYVFHSK
- a CDS encoding MogA/MoaB family molybdenum cofactor biosynthesis protein, translating into MYRSSVIRVLETGYLDETRSAALECKRILEAHGYKLAKQLDVEPIMSNLKDAIYTLTRETGLVVILGGTGLLSQDISPEALLSIIDKRATGLEVAMIHSALKHDPGLALYRCTAGTILNSVVLCIPGFVESVSWLLEPILDSLKVLIDQLNQEDG
- a CDS encoding deoxynucleoside kinase, coding for MFTKFRGKYVAIEGVIGVGKTTLVRYLSQEYALPPVLEVVEENPFLSKFYEDMERWAFQTQLFFLVSRFDQQEKLKKTLQMGMGAVSDYIFDKDRLFASLTLKGEHLGLYERIFGLLKSHTPTPDLVVYLYADIDVLMERIALRDRPFERSMDRGYISNLAEAYESFFGNYACAPVLKIDTTEMDFVRNHSDLKKIYSLIEERLP
- a CDS encoding deoxynucleoside kinase, encoding MIIGICGNIGAGKSSLTSLLQKELGFTAVYEAVDENPFLEDFYRDMHRWAFHSQLFFLIKRFDFLKKVKDEGTVILQDRTIYEDVEIFARNLHMMKYIDERDWKLYHDTFTTLSDHLTPPSGLIYIKCSLPTLLKRIQKRGRGYESDIDPRYLERLNNLYEEWFSRFELSPKLVVDGDKLDFVENPEDRKIVLEQVSGFVKNIATGVQSKLFNGGKT